A stretch of Podospora bellae-mahoneyi strain CBS 112042 chromosome 5, whole genome shotgun sequence DNA encodes these proteins:
- a CDS encoding hypothetical protein (EggNog:ENOG503PYM1; COG:S) produces MLHSSKQEVKITFWSRDLTTVHVWAGQKPFPLVFRNRSEVTWRKKMIGNERSFSSICEQEYGLDCGLMNQGPGHWCEGRGDTNRADLDLQPIRFARFVFQLGTYPLTGKDQITTMHSILVLATLPLAALAALNGRCTGSAATGKWGESGICVRTSTCNSYGGSYKTGACPNDPSDVKCCLVGITPNAATQPCGADSWCTWTSNGCLGRWISERCPGGSNYKCCNI; encoded by the exons ATGTTACATTCGTCCAAGCAGGAGGTAAAAATAACCTTTTGGTCGCGTGATCTTACAACTGTCCATGTCTGGGCAGGCCAGAAGCCCTTCCCACTTGTCTTTAGGAACCGTAGCGAAGTTACAtggagaaaaaaaatgatCGGTAACGAAAGGAGCTTTTCGTCCATTTGCGAGCAAGAATATGGTCTAGACTGTGGACTGATGAATCAGGGACCCGGGCACTGGtgtgaggggaggggggatacAAATAGAGCGGACTTGGACCTCCAACCCATTCGCTTCGCAAGGTTCGTCTTTCAACTTGGAACCTATCCTCTGACCGGCAAAGACCAAATCACCACAATGCActccatcctcgtcctcgccacTCTTCCCTTGGCTGCCTTGGCCGCTCTCAACGGCAGGTGCACAGGCAGCGCGGCCACTGGCAAGTGGGGAGAGTCTGGCATTTGCGTCAGGACATCGACTTGCAACTCGTATGGCGGCTCATACAAGACTGGTGCCTGTCCCAACGACCCGTCCGACGTCAAGTGCTGCTTGGTCGGTATCACTCCTAACGCTGCCACACAACCCTGTGGTGCCGATTCGTGGTGCACCTGGACGTCGAACGGTTGCCTGGGTAGATGGATCTCTG AGCGTTGCCCTGGCGGATCAAATTACAAGTGCTGCAATATTTAG
- a CDS encoding hypothetical protein (EggNog:ENOG503PGBR), whose product MADPLSIVGAVGSVAGIIDVLSRSISAIATLRNQYKDADLLFMNLTSQLSVLRTGLVKIAEWAETQPEPHYQLKMDLDSVLMCCQILASKLDNHLQSLHQGRVRLSSIGKLKLALNGSNIDAIQKMLGQQTATLTLLLAACNTKSLAEQRELLEAPSTRTAIAAMEQDSASLIVHEDRTSICTVETDTLSRLSAIFPFDSQLLTTKVYGRAWRTTFLNRGPKTSRRTLSEATTLLPAETERRMTITIDRVPNRRNSTSNIPIGPPFNSKVKILLLGAGGSGKSTLLKQMQYVWGNQSQMPTSHDKIRIRREVVQELCRFFYLLLFGQEDAVAQLVCGKMDILKDAIALHEMDNFADEDDIIFCDRVVPLIREVWADETWRARAMKNLKKKRSKPPFDVEYFMRHLDRISDKNYVPTDQDLMHISPVVQTLGISRSVFTVGNIPYSVYDVGGSRSERRKWIHEFEDVDIVLFQAPVGAYDERLREDKYSFNMEESLNLFESLVNSRWFSNTTFFVNFTKRDLFEQKVNSGHVPISDFHPEYQGDPGDVKAGVQFFIDEFQTRVEEHPGGSIHMTVLDTTDTAQATLLLQRVVQVAEAKRKSAFS is encoded by the exons ATGGCCGACCCTCTTTCAATCGTCGGTGCTGTGGGCTCGGTGGCAGGCATTATCGATGTCCTGTCACGATCCATCAGTGCCATTGCAACCCTCCGCAACCAGTACAAGGATGCCGACCTACTATTCATGAACCTCACCAGTCAGCTGAGCGTCCTACGAACAGGGCTGGTCAAAATAGCAGAATGGGCCGAAACACAACCAGAGCCTCACTATCAGCTAAAAATGGACCTGGATTCGGTGCTGATGTGCTGCCAAATCCTGGCCAGCAAACtcgacaaccacctccagAGTCTACATCAGGGACGCGTGCGGTTGAGCAGCATTGGAAAGTTGAAGCTCGCTTTGAACGGATCCAATATCGACGCCATCCAAAAGATGCTCGGACAACAGACGGCCACCTTGACACTACTCCTAGCAGCCTGCAACACCAAATCACTTGCTGAACAAAGAGAGCTCCTCGAGGCGCCATCCACACGAACCGCCATCGCCGCGATGGAGCAGGACTCGGCCTCTCTCATCGTGCACGAAGACAGAACTTCAATATGCACCGTGGAGACTGACACCCTGTCGAGACTCTCTGCCATCTTCCCATTCGACAGCCAACTGCTCACCACAAAGGTTTACGGTCGTGCCTGGAGAACAACCTTCTTGAACCGTGGTCCAAAAACATCCCGACGAACATTGTCTGAAGCAACGACCCTATTGCCAGCTGAAACCgaaaggaggatgacgataaCGATAGACCGAGTCCCCAACAGAAGGAACAGTACTAGCAACATCCCCATCGGCCCTCCTTTCAATTCAAAGGTCAAAATCCTGCTTTTAGGAGCTGGGGGTTCAGGCAAGAGCACGCTGTTGAAACAAATGCAGTATGTCTGGGGCAACCAGAGTCAAATGCCGACGTCTCATGACAAAATCCGCATTAGACGTGAAGTTGTCCAGGAACTTTGTCGCTTTTTCTATTTACTCCTGTTTGGCCAGGAAGACGCTGTGGCTCAATTGGTGTGTGGAAAAATG GACATCCTCAAAGACGCCATCGCCCTTCATGAGATGGACAACTTTGCAGATGAGGATGATATCATCTTTTGTGATCGGGTGGTTCCGCTAATCCGCGAGGTTTGGGCTGATGAGACCTGGCGCGCTCGTGCAATGAAGAacctgaagaagaaaaggtcaaAGCCGCCATTTGATGTTGAATA TTTCATGCGCCATCTTGATCGAATTTCCGATAAAAACTACGTGCCAACTGACCAGGACTTGATGCACATTTCACCAGTGGTCCAAACACTAGGCATCTCACGCTCTGTCTTCACAGTTGGCAACATACCATACTCTGTATACGACGTTGGAGGCTCCCGATCCGAAAGACGAAAATGGATTCACGAATTCGAAGATGTTGATATTGTCCTCTTTCAGGCTCCTGTAGGGGCATACGATGAACGACTACGTGAAGATAAATACTCG TTCAACATGGAAGAGTCATTAAACCTTTTCGAGTCCCTTGTCAACTCAAGATGGTTCTCCAACACAACATTCTTTGTCAACTTCACAAAAAGAGACCTCTTTGAGCAAAAGGTCAACAGTGGTCACGTCCCAATTTCTGACTTTCATCCTGAGTATCAAGGAGACCCAGGTGATGTGAAAGCAGGGGTTCAATTTTTCATTGACGAGTTTCAGACCAGAGTTGAGGAGCATCCGGGCGGTTCTATCCATATGACTGTTCTTGATACGACCGACACAGCTCAGGCGACATTGTTGTTGCAAAGGGTTGTTCAAGTGGCTGAGGCGAAGAGGAAGTCTGCCTTTAGTTGA